The DNA segment CACCGGAGCGAGATAGAGGCACTGCTCGAACGCGTCGAGCGTGCGGGCACCGACCCCCTACTGGCCATCGACCGCCTCGCGGGTGACCCGGGGCTGGACCCCGCCTTCGACTGGGACCGTCGCCAACCGCAACTCGAACAGTTGCTGTACGAATAGTCCCACACCTCTCACCCGAACCCCGACGGTCGCGGTGTCTTTTTGCGACCGTCGTTCGTATCCCGAGACGTGACCGACGTTCCGTGGGACTACGACGCCTTCCTCGACGATCTCGTCGCGTGGGCCGAACGGCGCGAGGACGTGCTGGCCGCGGTCGTCCTGGGTTCGCGCGCTCGGGACGCCGACCGCCCCGCCGACGAGTGGTCGGACCTCGACTGCCTGCTCGTGACGACCGACCCGGACGGCTACCTCGCCGACGCCGACTGGCTGGCTGACCTGGGTGACGCCTGGCTCACCTTCCGGGAATCGACCGCGACCGGCGACCTGACCGAGCGCCGGGCGCTGTTCGCACCGGGCCTCGACGTCGACTTCGTGCCGGTGTCGGCCGACTCCCTCGAAGCGGTCGCGGCCGCGGGGAGCGACGTGCTGGCTCGCGGCTACCGCGTCGTCTACGACGAGACGGACGTCCGGACCGCACTCGCCGACGCGGTCGCGGCGTCGCAGACCTGCGACGCCGCGACCGACAATTTCTCGGACGATGGCGCCGCGACCGAGAAACGCGAGGCGTACCCCCTGCCCTCCGCCGAGGAGTTCCGCGAACGCCGAGCCGACTGCTGGTACCACGCGGTCTGGACCGCCAAGAAGCTCCGGCGCGGCGAAGTCTGGACCGCGAAGAGCTGTCTCGACGGCTACCTGAAGCGGGAGTGTCTCCTCCCGATGCTGGGCTGGCACACCCGCGCCCGTCACGGCCGCGAGCCGTGGTACGAGGGCCGATTCCTGGAGGAGTGGGCCGACGACCGCGCGCTCGCGGACCTCCGAGGAACGTTCGCCGACTACGACGCCGAGGATTGCTGGCGGGCGCTGTTCGAGACGACCGACTGCTTCGAGTGGGTCGCCGACGAGGTGGCCGACGAACTTGGTTACGACCCCGACCTGCGTGGCGAACGGCGCTCCCGGGACCTCCTCGCCGAACTCTACGACGGCCGAGAATAGCGGATGAACGCTTCCTACTGTCTGATGGCGAGGTCCGGGCCCTTGTCCATCGCCGCGAACCCGACCACCAGCGACTGCTGGCGTCCCGAGTCGCTCTGAAGCCGCGCGGTGAGCGTGTGGTCCGACCCCTTCTGCGAGGGCGACCCCGGTGAGAGGCCGAGTTTGGGCCGCGCGCCCCGCGGCCCGACCAGGAAGTTCACCCGGTCGAGTTCCCGCGAGTAGAACAACTGAAAGAGCGTCGGTTCGCCGTCGTCGAGCGAGGCGCCTTTGTGCGTCCTGACCTCGCCGCTCCCTCCCTGCCGGACGCCGCGGACCTCGCCGTCGTCGATGCGGTAGCCGACGTAGTTGCTCTCGGGGTCGCCCCAGAGGAGTTCGACCGTGGCGTTCTGGACCGCTCGCGGGTGGACGTAACACCGCCAGACGCAGTTGGTCCAGCCGGCCGTCATCGGTTCGCTGGCGGCGTCGAACCCCCGGAGCTTCCGGAGGACCGCTCTCCCGCCGGAGCCGTCCACCGTCAGCTTCGCGCCGCGTTCGCCGAGTTCGACGCTTCCCCCGCCGGACGTCTCGGTGCCGAACCCGGCGATGGAGTCGAAGTGGGTCCGCCACCGGAGTCGCTTCCGGGCCGGCCGGAGGAACTCGTCCTCGGCGAACTGGGGCGTCCGCGCCCGTCCGTTGACCACGAACGTCTCGCGGGTGTCCGTGTCCGAGTAGGGCGCTTCCAGTCGGAGGTTGCCGTCGGGAAAGAGGTAGAGCTTCCCGTAGGGCGTGTAGTCGGCGTCCCACCGGAGGCGGTGGATCCACGGGACGAAGAAGTGCCGGAGGCCGTACCGGCGCTGTTCGCGCATCTGGTCGAAGAAGGCGGGCTGGTTCTTCTCGCTCGGCGGCGAACTGCTGTCGTGGTGGCAGTGGCCGAAGATGCAACACACCACGTTGTCGTACCGGCTGAGAAGTCGTCCGACCTTGTCCTCGTTCTCGGCGTGGTCGTACTCCTGGCCGGTGCCGGCCGACAGCGGCAGGTGCGAGAGCACGACGACGGGCTTGCGCGTGGTCCGAAGCTCCCGGCGCAACCACTCGATCTGCTTCGGGAGGAACTTCGTGCGGACGTGGTCCGCCTCCGAGTAGCCGTTGTTCAACACGAGTATCTTCGCGACCGAGGCGTCGACGGCGTACCACGTCTCCTCGTGCTTCGAGATTCCCCAGGGCTCGTAGCTCCACTTTGTCCCCCACTCGGCGGCGTGCTGGTACTCGTGGTTGCCCCACACCATGTGGGTCGGGACCGAGAGGTCGTCTTCGATCAG comes from the Halorussus vallis genome and includes:
- a CDS encoding aminoglycoside 6-adenylyltransferase; this translates as MTDVPWDYDAFLDDLVAWAERREDVLAAVVLGSRARDADRPADEWSDLDCLLVTTDPDGYLADADWLADLGDAWLTFRESTATGDLTERRALFAPGLDVDFVPVSADSLEAVAAAGSDVLARGYRVVYDETDVRTALADAVAASQTCDAATDNFSDDGAATEKREAYPLPSAEEFRERRADCWYHAVWTAKKLRRGEVWTAKSCLDGYLKRECLLPMLGWHTRARHGREPWYEGRFLEEWADDRALADLRGTFADYDAEDCWRALFETTDCFEWVADEVADELGYDPDLRGERRSRDLLAELYDGRE
- a CDS encoding metallophosphoesterase family protein; the protein is MTELSRRQLLAALGASAVLGGSVASVDENAIADVPELEDAFEQFYRRPTKDELPDPEVRPAVGVTDQGLFEFRKGGDGWTAIPLGTTDHPIPEGNFRSLRAESLSVEPVKVGLLADPHYPGDAPGLGTVGPERTKRKLKRFVSEMNEWGPDRVFFLGDMMPAWGNRRRSRAKIRELRHLIEDDLSVPTHMVWGNHEYQHAAEWGTKWSYEPWGISKHEETWYAVDASVAKILVLNNGYSEADHVRTKFLPKQIEWLRRELRTTRKPVVVLSHLPLSAGTGQEYDHAENEDKVGRLLSRYDNVVCCIFGHCHHDSSSPPSEKNQPAFFDQMREQRRYGLRHFFVPWIHRLRWDADYTPYGKLYLFPDGNLRLEAPYSDTDTRETFVVNGRARTPQFAEDEFLRPARKRLRWRTHFDSIAGFGTETSGGGSVELGERGAKLTVDGSGGRAVLRKLRGFDAASEPMTAGWTNCVWRCYVHPRAVQNATVELLWGDPESNYVGYRIDDGEVRGVRQGGSGEVRTHKGASLDDGEPTLFQLFYSRELDRVNFLVGPRGARPKLGLSPGSPSQKGSDHTLTARLQSDSGRQQSLVVGFAAMDKGPDLAIRQ